One genomic region from Arenicella chitinivorans encodes:
- a CDS encoding TonB-dependent receptor → MRYRLNSISRAIALMAGSGLLLGSAPVLAQESSSPEVETLEEVVVTGFRASMQRATELKRNAVNARESIVSEDIGKMPDLNLAEAIQRIPGVAIVRQGGEGRQVSLRGLGAGFTHVTLNGMEVPASTGGLDSSGGVNRGRGFDFNVFSAELFNRIDVNKAARASLEEGGIAGSVDLYTLKPLDRAGFNSSVSAQLGYNDLSEEADPRLTATISNTNEDQTFGYMVSASYTERTTFQDGFGTVRWAQPDRDFAANNELNGVDLREVWFPRLPRQDSFRHSQDRLGLSAGLQFRPNDDLDIGINWVHSEFDSTTNSYNSFAQFRRSGDYGYPAITPNSVVLDSTGQIALAGNFDGVGLRTESRQSLDVTDFDQYTIDFDYQLNDNMSLSGMVGTASSDYQNDIFRVNIQTPTGTNFSYDFTGNPDVAAMDYDIDVTSIDNFEIIDGEQLRRFNVDRQNDTARLDLDWQLSDSSSVKIGAIYNDREVSSVQGDRPSNDPRNLADLSTVFSFTDLGAHGNATELDFLVLDFDKAIPAFGLAPYGVSRGPGSQTWVVQEETTGFYVDYDLDTELAGRGLRFNIGGRYVTTDVTAQGFLASGERNVETNDYSEFLPSLNLAYDLTDNLLLRLGLARTMTRPGLSSLAPSKDITDVNFTVAGGNSQLDPLLSDDINLAAEWYFDDDAVLAFSYFRKDIDSFISSPTTFEPLRAEDRAIVANIYASQPELLDPSLIWRYSSSANTEGTELDGFEIAYQQSFSSLPGLLSNLGIIANYSHVEAETVVVRDGVNTIAPLTGLSEDSYNFTIFYEVDRWGARISLNNRDDYVTRNIGSNGNFSENTTGPTHADLSAFYNLNDNITFTLEVINLTDEEERLFTTGNGSQNLVREINSTGRQYFVGVRANF, encoded by the coding sequence ATGCGATATCGCCTTAATTCCATTTCGCGTGCGATTGCACTTATGGCAGGAAGTGGTCTGCTGTTGGGGAGTGCACCCGTTTTGGCCCAAGAATCATCGAGTCCCGAGGTCGAAACACTTGAAGAAGTGGTCGTTACCGGTTTCCGAGCAAGTATGCAACGCGCTACTGAACTGAAGCGGAATGCGGTTAATGCACGCGAGAGCATCGTGAGCGAAGACATCGGCAAAATGCCTGACTTAAACTTGGCTGAAGCGATTCAGCGTATACCCGGCGTGGCGATTGTCCGTCAGGGCGGCGAAGGGCGTCAGGTTTCACTGCGTGGTTTGGGTGCCGGTTTCACCCATGTTACGCTCAATGGGATGGAAGTGCCGGCATCAACCGGTGGTTTGGATAGCTCCGGCGGCGTAAACCGTGGCCGCGGGTTCGATTTTAATGTGTTTTCAGCTGAACTTTTTAACCGTATTGACGTAAACAAAGCAGCACGTGCTTCGTTAGAAGAAGGTGGTATTGCCGGTAGCGTCGACCTGTACACACTGAAGCCGCTTGATCGAGCTGGCTTTAATTCATCGGTTTCTGCGCAACTGGGCTACAACGATCTGTCAGAAGAGGCTGATCCGCGTTTGACGGCCACAATCAGTAATACCAATGAAGACCAGACTTTCGGTTATATGGTGTCAGCGTCCTATACTGAACGCACCACGTTTCAAGATGGTTTTGGTACCGTTCGCTGGGCGCAGCCGGACCGTGACTTTGCCGCAAATAATGAGCTTAATGGCGTTGATCTGCGTGAGGTCTGGTTTCCACGATTACCGCGTCAAGATAGTTTTCGTCACAGCCAGGACCGTTTGGGTCTAAGTGCCGGTCTTCAGTTCCGTCCAAACGATGACCTCGATATCGGGATCAACTGGGTTCACTCAGAGTTTGACTCAACGACGAATAGTTATAACTCGTTTGCGCAGTTCCGACGCAGTGGTGATTACGGTTACCCCGCGATTACACCTAACTCAGTGGTGTTGGATTCAACCGGTCAAATTGCATTGGCAGGTAATTTCGACGGAGTCGGCCTGCGAACAGAGAGTCGTCAGTCCTTGGACGTAACTGATTTTGATCAGTACACCATCGATTTTGATTATCAGTTGAACGACAACATGTCCTTGTCGGGTATGGTGGGAACGGCGTCTTCTGATTATCAGAACGACATTTTTCGCGTTAATATCCAGACGCCGACGGGCACCAACTTTAGCTACGACTTCACCGGTAACCCAGACGTCGCGGCCATGGATTACGATATTGATGTCACCAGCATCGATAACTTCGAAATCATTGATGGCGAGCAGTTGCGCCGTTTCAACGTTGACCGCCAGAATGATACAGCACGCTTGGATTTGGATTGGCAGTTGAGTGATTCGAGTTCGGTAAAAATCGGTGCAATCTACAATGATCGTGAAGTATCCAGTGTGCAAGGTGATCGCCCATCTAACGATCCCCGCAACTTGGCTGATTTGAGTACTGTGTTCTCTTTCACCGATTTAGGTGCGCACGGAAATGCGACGGAACTGGATTTCCTTGTTCTCGATTTTGATAAAGCGATTCCTGCGTTTGGTTTAGCGCCGTACGGTGTTTCGCGCGGTCCGGGCTCACAAACCTGGGTGGTGCAGGAAGAAACAACCGGCTTTTATGTCGATTATGATCTGGATACTGAGCTGGCTGGCCGCGGTCTGCGGTTCAATATTGGTGGTCGTTATGTCACCACGGATGTGACGGCGCAAGGTTTCCTCGCGTCGGGTGAGCGGAACGTTGAAACCAATGACTACAGTGAATTTCTGCCGTCTTTGAACCTTGCGTATGACTTGACTGATAACTTGTTGCTACGGTTAGGTTTGGCCAGAACCATGACGCGCCCTGGCTTATCCAGCCTTGCACCATCTAAGGATATTACTGACGTGAATTTCACGGTAGCCGGTGGTAACTCGCAGTTGGACCCATTGTTGTCTGACGACATCAACTTGGCGGCTGAATGGTATTTCGACGACGATGCCGTATTGGCGTTTAGTTACTTTCGTAAAGATATCGACAGCTTCATCTCATCACCAACTACCTTTGAGCCACTGCGTGCAGAAGATCGTGCCATCGTTGCCAATATCTACGCATCGCAACCTGAGCTACTGGATCCAAGTCTGATCTGGCGTTATAGCTCATCGGCAAACACGGAAGGCACAGAGTTAGATGGTTTTGAAATTGCCTACCAACAGTCGTTTAGCTCACTGCCTGGTTTGTTGTCGAATCTCGGCATAATCGCTAATTACTCGCATGTTGAAGCGGAGACCGTGGTGGTACGTGATGGTGTTAATACGATTGCGCCACTGACGGGCTTGTCCGAAGACTCATACAACTTCACAATTTTTTACGAGGTTGACCGTTGGGGTGCGCGGATTTCTCTCAATAATCGTGATGACTACGTAACGCGTAACATCGGCAGTAACGGTAACTTTTCCGAGAATACGACGGGCCCAACACACGCGGACTTAAGTGCGTTCTACAATCTAAATGACAATATTACCTTTACCTTAGAGGTGATTAATCTAACCGATGAAGAGGAGCGTTTGTTTACTACGGGTAATGGTTCACAAAACTTGGTGCGCGAGATCAATAGCACCGGACGCCAGTACTTTGTGGGCGTACGCGCAAACTTTTAA
- a CDS encoding glycoside hydrolase family 28 protein yields the protein MPNNADIHRRQLLKGACAVAIGSSLPARRLHASDRDTQCNFDDAVEEIKTRLLPPSFPDQHYTITQFGAVGDATKLCTDAINNAIAACHEAGGGRVMIPAGIYRTGAIRLLSNVELHLKPGSELRFSQATEDYLPMVQTWFEGVELMNYQPHIFALNARNIAITGQGLLNGGATFDGWWSWRGPRSWKGAISGTSTGWQPGMPYQKTARNQLMQMAADDVPVNQRRFGDGHYLRSSMVEFNRCSNVLIEGVTIKDAPFWSVHPVLCRNVIAKSVTIHNPVGANADGIDPECCEDVWIDNCYFNNGDDCISIKSGRNHDGRRINTPSRNIIISDCHFESERSAISCGSESSGGIENVYVSNVVADKVFRLFRIKTNDQRGGYTHNIHLHSIKVHHALENLIEVQANFGEPLKDDPLELAAKQKHFPSIRGIHIHKLQCKKTQRALNIVGTQKTPVKALSLNSIQVNSAQKPNIVLWAPNAIATDTNINGTPLKLK from the coding sequence ATGCCAAACAATGCAGATATTCACCGCCGCCAACTACTCAAAGGCGCGTGCGCGGTCGCGATCGGCAGCAGCCTGCCCGCCCGGCGGCTACACGCAAGCGACCGCGATACCCAATGCAACTTCGACGACGCCGTGGAGGAAATCAAAACCCGCTTATTACCACCTAGCTTCCCAGATCAACATTATACTATTACCCAGTTTGGCGCCGTTGGTGATGCAACCAAACTCTGCACAGACGCAATTAACAACGCTATAGCCGCCTGTCACGAAGCCGGTGGCGGGCGCGTCATGATCCCTGCTGGCATATATCGAACTGGCGCGATCCGCCTATTGAGCAACGTAGAACTACACCTTAAACCCGGTTCAGAGCTGCGCTTTTCACAAGCCACCGAAGACTACCTACCCATGGTCCAAACCTGGTTCGAAGGCGTGGAACTGATGAATTATCAACCACATATCTTCGCACTCAACGCGCGTAACATCGCCATCACCGGGCAAGGACTTCTTAATGGTGGCGCCACCTTTGATGGATGGTGGTCGTGGCGCGGCCCGCGCAGTTGGAAAGGTGCGATTTCGGGCACGTCAACCGGTTGGCAACCCGGCATGCCCTATCAAAAAACAGCCCGTAATCAACTGATGCAAATGGCCGCTGATGACGTGCCGGTCAACCAACGCCGGTTTGGCGACGGACACTACCTACGCTCTTCCATGGTGGAGTTTAACCGGTGCAGCAATGTGTTAATTGAGGGCGTCACGATCAAAGATGCGCCATTTTGGTCGGTCCACCCAGTGCTGTGCCGCAACGTGATCGCCAAAAGTGTGACCATACACAATCCAGTTGGCGCCAATGCGGACGGCATTGACCCTGAATGCTGCGAAGACGTGTGGATAGACAACTGTTACTTCAATAATGGTGATGATTGTATTTCGATTAAATCTGGCCGCAATCATGACGGCCGTCGCATTAACACACCAAGCCGAAATATTATTATCAGCGATTGTCACTTCGAATCAGAACGATCTGCAATCTCTTGCGGTAGTGAAAGCTCAGGGGGAATCGAGAACGTGTACGTCAGCAACGTTGTCGCCGACAAGGTCTTTCGCCTATTCCGTATTAAAACTAACGATCAACGCGGCGGCTATACGCACAATATCCATTTACACAGTATCAAAGTTCACCACGCACTAGAAAACCTGATCGAAGTGCAGGCTAATTTCGGTGAGCCACTGAAAGACGATCCGCTAGAACTTGCTGCTAAACAAAAGCATTTTCCAAGCATTCGCGGAATCCACATCCACAAACTGCAGTGCAAGAAAACCCAACGGGCACTCAATATAGTAGGCACCCAGAAGACCCCTGTTAAGGCACTGTCACTCAACTCAATACAAGTCAACTCCGCACAAAAGCCAAACATTGTACTTTGGGCACCGAACGCAATTGCCACCGATACGAACATCAATGGCACGCCTCTAAAGCTCAAATAA
- a CDS encoding TRAP transporter substrate-binding protein: MHNPTIRNWRYLPILLSALLASCAGQSDVTVLKLGHALDTGHTVHKGMVHMAERLDLYSGGKMKIEIYPSGQLGSERQLVELLQIGSLAMTKVSSSPLESFVPEMKVFSLPYVFRDHAHFRKALDSKVGQSLLLAPEKVRLRGLGYYDAGSRSFYTTDKPVTTPADLKGLKIRVQKSQTSVDMIAAMGGAATPISWGELYTALQQGVVDGAENNPPSLFLSRQYEVSRYYSLDEHTFVPDILLMSLHIWNSLSEQEQVWLQQAVKDSVVFQGELWQQASDDALAAIEASGVEIIRPDKQPFMDAVVEMKAAYEGTPVGDMLNAINAL, encoded by the coding sequence ATGCATAATCCGACAATTCGGAATTGGCGCTATTTGCCGATTCTGTTATCCGCCTTGCTGGCATCGTGTGCAGGGCAGAGTGATGTGACCGTTTTGAAACTAGGTCATGCACTCGATACCGGTCATACCGTCCATAAGGGAATGGTGCATATGGCTGAGCGACTTGATCTGTATTCAGGTGGCAAAATGAAGATCGAAATATACCCCAGCGGTCAGTTAGGGTCGGAGCGTCAGCTGGTTGAATTACTGCAAATTGGCAGCTTAGCGATGACAAAAGTATCCTCCAGCCCGCTGGAAAGTTTCGTGCCGGAGATGAAGGTATTCAGTTTGCCTTACGTTTTTAGAGATCACGCACATTTTCGTAAAGCACTGGACTCAAAGGTGGGTCAATCGTTGCTTCTCGCGCCGGAGAAGGTGAGATTGCGAGGTTTAGGGTATTACGACGCGGGTAGCCGAAGTTTCTACACGACCGATAAGCCAGTGACTACGCCAGCTGACCTAAAAGGGTTAAAAATTCGCGTCCAAAAGAGCCAAACTTCAGTCGATATGATTGCAGCAATGGGAGGCGCTGCGACACCGATTTCTTGGGGCGAGTTGTATACAGCTCTGCAACAAGGGGTCGTTGATGGCGCAGAAAATAACCCGCCTAGCCTGTTTCTCTCAAGGCAGTATGAGGTCAGTCGTTATTACAGTTTGGACGAGCATACGTTTGTGCCAGATATCTTGCTGATGAGCTTGCATATTTGGAACAGCTTGTCTGAACAAGAGCAGGTTTGGTTGCAACAAGCCGTGAAGGACAGTGTGGTGTTTCAGGGTGAGCTATGGCAGCAAGCCAGCGATGACGCTCTGGCCGCGATTGAAGCCAGTGGCGTAGAAATTATCCGTCCTGATAAACAACCATTCATGGACGCAGTGGTTGAAATGAAAGCGGCGTACGAAGGCACGCCAGTTGGCGACATGCTGAATGCCATCAACGCGTTATAG
- a CDS encoding TRAP transporter small permease has translation MTAILDKFVQTLVAVCMALMVAVVSWQVVSRYVLGDPSPWTEEVALTLLIWVGLLGGVYAYRERAHLGLDLFHHKVGDLGKRRLYAISDICCGLFALAVLVIGGGMLVQLTYELKQTTATLGIPMAWVYAVLPLSGLMIVYYSVYFLVTLEQEVVV, from the coding sequence ATGACAGCAATTTTAGATAAATTCGTGCAGACATTGGTGGCCGTGTGTATGGCGCTAATGGTAGCCGTTGTGAGTTGGCAAGTGGTGTCGCGGTATGTGCTGGGCGATCCAAGTCCGTGGACAGAAGAAGTGGCCTTGACGTTGCTAATTTGGGTCGGTTTGTTGGGTGGCGTTTACGCCTATCGTGAACGAGCCCATCTTGGTCTTGACCTGTTTCACCACAAAGTCGGAGACCTTGGCAAGCGTCGTTTGTATGCCATCAGTGATATTTGTTGTGGTCTATTTGCGCTGGCGGTGTTGGTCATTGGTGGCGGGATGCTGGTGCAGTTGACCTACGAACTCAAACAAACCACGGCAACACTTGGCATTCCAATGGCATGGGTCTACGCGGTACTGCCGTTAAGCGGACTTATGATCGTGTATTACAGCGTGTACTTTCTGGTGACGCTTGAACAAGAGGTAGTGGTATGA
- a CDS encoding TRAP transporter large permease, protein MSILVLFVVFAILLLAGVPIAFSIGIATVATMLISIDLFPALTTVAQRMAGGLDSFSLLAIPFFILSGQLMGQGGIARRLIDFARSLVGMLPGGLAFVNVISCTLFGAISGSAVAATSAIGSFMMPVMEKDGYPREFNAALTAASSTTGLLIPPSNILIVFAVASGGVSISALFVGGYLPGILVALGLMLVSAAYAKKFNFPAGERVRFATVIRTTSAALPSLFLIVLIIGGILGGIFTATEAGAIAVLYALVLSVFVYREVAVKDLFAVLLNSAKTTAIVMLLIATSTAMSWILAYENIPTIAAETLLMLSDNPIIILLIINLILLLVGAFLDMTPAVLIFTPILLPVAVALGMSPLHFGIMMVLNLSIGLCTPPVGGVLFVACAVGKTRVASIVKPLMPMYLAMFVALLAVTYFPGLSEWLPRAFGLID, encoded by the coding sequence ATGAGTATCTTGGTTTTGTTTGTGGTCTTTGCCATCCTGTTGCTGGCAGGCGTGCCGATTGCTTTTTCGATTGGAATCGCCACCGTCGCCACGATGCTCATTTCCATAGACTTGTTTCCCGCCTTAACTACAGTCGCACAACGTATGGCCGGCGGGCTGGATAGTTTTTCATTGCTGGCGATTCCGTTCTTTATTCTCTCTGGGCAGTTGATGGGGCAGGGTGGGATTGCGCGGCGGTTGATCGACTTTGCTCGGTCATTAGTGGGGATGTTGCCAGGTGGTCTCGCGTTTGTGAACGTGATCTCATGTACTTTGTTTGGTGCCATTTCAGGCTCCGCGGTGGCAGCTACTTCAGCGATTGGCAGCTTTATGATGCCGGTGATGGAGAAAGATGGTTATCCACGTGAGTTTAACGCCGCGCTGACGGCCGCGTCATCGACTACGGGTTTATTGATTCCGCCGAGTAACATTCTTATTGTGTTTGCAGTCGCCAGTGGTGGGGTTTCCATCTCCGCGTTGTTTGTCGGCGGTTATCTTCCCGGAATACTGGTGGCACTCGGGCTGATGTTGGTGAGTGCCGCGTATGCTAAAAAGTTTAACTTCCCGGCGGGCGAACGCGTGCGATTTGCCACGGTGATACGAACCACATCGGCTGCGTTGCCAAGCTTATTCCTAATCGTGCTCATCATCGGCGGTATTTTAGGCGGAATCTTTACGGCTACCGAAGCTGGCGCGATTGCGGTTTTGTATGCGCTCGTGTTGTCAGTATTCGTGTATCGTGAAGTAGCGGTTAAAGACTTGTTCGCTGTGTTGTTAAATTCTGCCAAAACAACCGCCATCGTGATGTTGCTGATCGCGACTTCAACGGCCATGTCTTGGATTTTGGCGTACGAGAACATCCCGACCATTGCCGCAGAAACACTGCTGATGCTGAGCGATAATCCGATCATTATTCTGTTGATCATTAACCTGATCTTATTATTGGTTGGCGCTTTTTTGGATATGACACCAGCAGTGCTGATCTTCACACCCATTCTGTTACCGGTTGCAGTCGCACTGGGCATGTCGCCGTTGCATTTCGGTATTATGATGGTGTTAAACCTCTCTATTGGCTTGTGCACACCGCCGGTTGGTGGTGTTCTTTTCGTGGCTTGTGCGGTCGGTAAGACCCGTGTCGCATCTATTGTAAAACCCTTAATGCCAATGTATCTCGCGATGTTTGTCGCGTTATTGGCTGTTACGTATTTTCCAGGTCTGAGCGAGTGGTTGCCACGTGCGTTCGGCTTGATTGACTAA